ATGTGGATGGTATGCCCCTGGCGCAGCACCTGCTTCACTCTTTGAGGATCATCAATATCATATACCGGCACCCCATGTTCAATCAGGCGGATCGTTCCCAGGCTAGGATAGTCCCCTGACATGGAAGGGGCATAGTTTAAAACACCTTTCACATTTTTATCAATCAGGGCCAGAGCGGCCATCTCATCAATATCTTTGTGTTCAATTAAGGCATAAGCTCCTTCAGGTATCCATCGCACAAGCTGTTTGGTTCGGTTGTGAAAGTAAACAGGTCCATAACCTTGACTTGCCACATTGTTATCCATGTTGGTCGCTCCTTGAGTTGTCTTTTCTTCTTTAGTATGGTCAAATCTTAAGCAGAACACACAAAAAAAAGAAGAGAGTTGTTACAACTCCCTCCTGTCTCTTTCTTCCTGTTCCTTTCAACCGGCTTTATATTCCAGGCGTAATTTATCAGCGACCATGGCAATAAATTCTGAATTGGTAGGTTTGGCTTTATTGCTGTTAACCGTATTGCTAAACATTTTATTGATCGAATCAATATTGCCCCGGTTCCAGGCCACCTCAATGGCATGGCGAATGGCTCGCTCCACGCGGCTTGGCGTTGTGTTGTATTTTTTGGCAATGTCCGGATACAAAATTTTGGTAATAGAACCCAACAACTCAAGATTGTGGTATACCATGGTGATCGCTTCACGCAGGTAAAGATAACCCTTAATATGGGCCGGGACGCCAATTTCGTGGATAATGCCTGTAATCCGTTCATCCAGACTTTTCTGGCCATAGGAAGGTCTGGTAGTTACAGTCTGGCTTTTATAGGAAGACGCAGAGGTCGTTCCCGGTGTCTTGCTCAACATCAGCTGCCGGATTCGCTGAGCCAGGATATCCATTTCAAACGGTTTTAAGATATAATAAGAAGCTCCCAATTCCACCGCCCTTTTAGTAATATCCTCCTGGCCAAAAGCCGTTAACATGATCACTTTTGCTTGTGGATGAAGATTTTCACTGCGCAATTTTTCCAATACAGCCAAACCATCCAAGTGAGGCATAATGATATCTAATATGATGACATCAGGTTCTTTCTTCTCCAGGATGTCTAAGATCTCAACACCGTTATACCCAAGTCCCACCACTTCCATATCATTTTGCTGGGAAAAATAATCATTCATTAGCTGAACAAATTCGTGATTGTCATCTGCCAGGACAATTTTAATACGCTCCACACATAACTCCTCCTCCAACGATGCAATAATTTAACCTTATTCCTGTTTCGACATGAAACGTTCACTTCCTGCCATCTCCTGCAGGTTTTCAAAAAAAAAATAATTTCCCTGTTATTTCGATTAGATTCCTTTCCATTCGACACCAAAAAAGAAACCAAGGCTTAGCTTGCCTTTGGTTTCTGTTCAGACTGGTCCACGATTCCTGCATCATTCAGCATCCATTCAATAAACAAACCATATCCACTGGTGGGATCATTAACAAACACATGGGTGACGGCGCCAACCAGTTTTCCATCTTGGATAATGGGACTACCGCTCATGCCTTGCACAATTCCCCCGGTTTTTTCCAATAAATCAGGATCCGTCACTTTGATAATCAATCCTTTGGTTGCTGGAAATTTCTGTTCCATGATTTCCACAATCTCAATATCGAACAGCTCCACTTTTTGGCCTTCGACCACTGTCAAAATTTGGGCCGGACCCTTTTTTACTTCTTCACTTAAGGCGACGGGAATAGGCTCATCAATCACACCATTTTTAATCGGTCCCTTCATATGGCCGAAAATGCCAAAGGGCGTATTCTTCTTGACATCACCAAGCACTTTGTTATTGTGTATCTGGCTCAGCTTTTCACCTGGACCTCCGCGAACACCTTTTTCAATGGCATTCACATTAGATTCCAAAATGGCCCCTTCTCCGACCACAATAGGTTTTTGGGTATCCACGTCGGTAATCACGTGACCCAATGCCCCGTAGGCACCACTTTCAGGGTGTATAAACGTTAATGTGCCCACACCAGCAGCCGAATTACGAATATAGG
This window of the Caldalkalibacillus uzonensis genome carries:
- the spo0A gene encoding sporulation transcription factor Spo0A, translated to MERIKIVLADDNHEFVQLMNDYFSQQNDMEVVGLGYNGVEILDILEKKEPDVIILDIIMPHLDGLAVLEKLRSENLHPQAKVIMLTAFGQEDITKRAVELGASYYILKPFEMDILAQRIRQLMLSKTPGTTSASSYKSQTVTTRPSYGQKSLDERITGIIHEIGVPAHIKGYLYLREAITMVYHNLELLGSITKILYPDIAKKYNTTPSRVERAIRHAIEVAWNRGNIDSINKMFSNTVNSNKAKPTNSEFIAMVADKLRLEYKAG
- the spoIVB gene encoding SpoIVB peptidase, giving the protein MFQKKIKIIGLCLVALTLFVVTSTPFQDFASIPDEIRLFEGKHFSFPSALPVSGEVESSNPEVADIEENVIQAIGSGTTELQVKVGNFPIKKVKVNVLPDLKVYPGGQSIGVQLQSVGPLIVGHHFIETDEGKVSPAEEANMRIGDMIVKINGQSIKTLDEIGKFVNRAGENGEALEVELVRGKETLNVNVKPVFDKREKTYRLGAYIRNSAAGVGTLTFIHPESGAYGALGHVITDVDTQKPIVVGEGAILESNVNAIEKGVRGGPGEKLSQIHNNKVLGDVKKNTPFGIFGHMKGPIKNGVIDEPIPVALSEEVKKGPAQILTVVEGQKVELFDIEIVEIMEQKFPATKGLIIKVTDPDLLEKTGGIVQGMSGSPIIQDGKLVGAVTHVFVNDPTSGYGLFIEWMLNDAGIVDQSEQKPKAS